One window of Epinephelus fuscoguttatus linkage group LG9, E.fuscoguttatus.final_Chr_v1 genomic DNA carries:
- the b4galt7 gene encoding beta-1,4-galactosyltransferase 7 isoform X1, whose product MMYSSRRKPVLYFKEERRSEMCKVPHQQEKFLSAKCTVYKLFGLCMVLLLVSLFWLQLSCSGGMHEDGRLTNQPPCLRADSPTSTVDDPSWGPHKLALIVPFRERFDELLVFVPFMHTFLNKKKIRHKIVVINQVDHYRFNRASLINVGYLESGNDTDYLAMHDVDLLPLNDALDYGFPEEGPFHVASPELHPLYHYKTYVGGILLLTKKHYHLCNGMSNRFWGWGREDDEFYRRLRKAELQLFRPSGITTGYKTFLHIHDSAWRKRDQKRVASQKQEQFKVDPDGGLTNLRYQVESRQELTISGAPCTVINTKLECDQDQTPWCVLA is encoded by the exons ATGATGTACTCGTCGAGGAGAAAACCTGTGCTCTACTTCAAAGAGGAGAGAAG AAGTGAGATGTGTAAAGTTCCTCATCAGCAGGAGAA GTTCCTGTCTGCTAAGTGTACGGTCTACAAGCTGTTCGGCCTCTGTATGGTGCTGCTGCTCGTCTCTCTCTTCTGGCTGcagctcagctgttcaggtggcATGCATGAAGACGGGCGCCTCACCAATCAGCCGCCGTGCCTCAGGGCCGACAGTCCGACATCTACAGTGGACGACCCCTCCTGGGGTCCTCACAAACTGGCCCTCATCGTCCCCTTCAGGGAACGCTTCGATGAGCTGCTGGTGTTTGTTCCCTTCATGCACACGTTCCTCAACAAGAAGAAGATCCGACACAAGATCGTCGTCATCAACCAGGTGGATCACTACAG GTTTAACCGAGCGTCTCTGATCAACGTGGGTTACCTGGAGAGCGGTAACGACACGGACTACCTGGCGATGCACGACGTGGACCTGCTGCCTCTGAACGACGCTCTGGACTACGGTTTCCCCGAGGAGGGACCGTTCCACGTGGCCTCACCTGAGCTGCACCCGCTGTACCACTACAAGACCTACGTGGGAGGAATCCTGCTGCTCACCAAGAAACATTATCACCTG tGTAACGGGATGTCAAACAGGTTCTGGGGTTGGGGCAGAGAGGACGACGAGTTCTACAGACGCCTGAGAAAAGCTGAGTTACAG CTGTTCAGACCGAGTGGAATCACCACAGGATATAAAACCTTCCTCCACATCCACGACTCGGCCTGGAGGAAGAGAGACCAGAAGAGAGTCGCCTCTCAGAAACAG GAGCAGTTTAAGGTGGACCCAGATGGGGGGCTCACTAACCTCCGATACCAGGTGGAGTCCAGACAGGAGCTGACCATCAGCGGCGCTCCCTGCACCGTCATCAACACCAAACTGGAGTGTGACCAGGACCAGACGCCCTGGTGTGTCCTGGCGTAG
- the b4galt7 gene encoding beta-1,4-galactosyltransferase 7 isoform X2 translates to MMYSSRRKPVLYFKEERRFLSAKCTVYKLFGLCMVLLLVSLFWLQLSCSGGMHEDGRLTNQPPCLRADSPTSTVDDPSWGPHKLALIVPFRERFDELLVFVPFMHTFLNKKKIRHKIVVINQVDHYRFNRASLINVGYLESGNDTDYLAMHDVDLLPLNDALDYGFPEEGPFHVASPELHPLYHYKTYVGGILLLTKKHYHLCNGMSNRFWGWGREDDEFYRRLRKAELQLFRPSGITTGYKTFLHIHDSAWRKRDQKRVASQKQEQFKVDPDGGLTNLRYQVESRQELTISGAPCTVINTKLECDQDQTPWCVLA, encoded by the exons ATGATGTACTCGTCGAGGAGAAAACCTGTGCTCTACTTCAAAGAGGAGAGAAG GTTCCTGTCTGCTAAGTGTACGGTCTACAAGCTGTTCGGCCTCTGTATGGTGCTGCTGCTCGTCTCTCTCTTCTGGCTGcagctcagctgttcaggtggcATGCATGAAGACGGGCGCCTCACCAATCAGCCGCCGTGCCTCAGGGCCGACAGTCCGACATCTACAGTGGACGACCCCTCCTGGGGTCCTCACAAACTGGCCCTCATCGTCCCCTTCAGGGAACGCTTCGATGAGCTGCTGGTGTTTGTTCCCTTCATGCACACGTTCCTCAACAAGAAGAAGATCCGACACAAGATCGTCGTCATCAACCAGGTGGATCACTACAG GTTTAACCGAGCGTCTCTGATCAACGTGGGTTACCTGGAGAGCGGTAACGACACGGACTACCTGGCGATGCACGACGTGGACCTGCTGCCTCTGAACGACGCTCTGGACTACGGTTTCCCCGAGGAGGGACCGTTCCACGTGGCCTCACCTGAGCTGCACCCGCTGTACCACTACAAGACCTACGTGGGAGGAATCCTGCTGCTCACCAAGAAACATTATCACCTG tGTAACGGGATGTCAAACAGGTTCTGGGGTTGGGGCAGAGAGGACGACGAGTTCTACAGACGCCTGAGAAAAGCTGAGTTACAG CTGTTCAGACCGAGTGGAATCACCACAGGATATAAAACCTTCCTCCACATCCACGACTCGGCCTGGAGGAAGAGAGACCAGAAGAGAGTCGCCTCTCAGAAACAG GAGCAGTTTAAGGTGGACCCAGATGGGGGGCTCACTAACCTCCGATACCAGGTGGAGTCCAGACAGGAGCTGACCATCAGCGGCGCTCCCTGCACCGTCATCAACACCAAACTGGAGTGTGACCAGGACCAGACGCCCTGGTGTGTCCTGGCGTAG
- the LOC125894374 gene encoding transmembrane emp24 domain-containing protein 9, whose protein sequence is MVSVRMRSCVLSVLLLNVFYSVVSSLYFHIGETEKKCFIEEIPDETMIIGNYRTQLYDKQREEYLPATQGLGMFVEVKDPDDKVILSRQYGSEGRFTFTSHTPGEHQICLHSNSSKFSLFAGGMLRVHLDIQVGEHANNYAEIAAKDKLTELQLRVRQLVEQVDQIQKEQNYQRYREERFRQTSESTNQRVLWWSIVQTLILVAIGIWQMRHLKSFFEAKKLV, encoded by the exons ATGGTGTCTGTCAGGATGCGGTCGTGTGTGTTGTCGGTTTTACTCCTCAACGTTTTCTACAGCGTCGTCTCCTCTTTGTATTTTCACATCGGAGAGACGGAGAAGAAATGTTTCATAGAGGAGATCCCGGACGAGACCATGATTATCG GTAACTATCGGACTCAGCTGTAcgacaaacagagagaggagtaCCTGCCGGCCACTCAGGGTCTGGGGATGTTTGTGGAGGTCAAAGATCCTGATGACAAG GTGATTCTGTCTCGGCAGTACGGCTCAGAGGGGAGGTTCACCttcacctcacacacacctgGAGAGCATCAGATCTGCCTGCACTCCAACTCCTCCAAGTTCTCCCTGTTCGCAGGAGGCATGCTG AGGGTTCACCTGGATATTCAGGTCGGAGAACACGCCAACAACTACGCTGAGATCGCTGCCAAAGACAAACTGACGGAGCTGCAGCTGAGAGTCCGACAGCTGGTGGAGCAGGTGGACCAGATCCAGAAGGAGCAGAACTACCAgagg TACCGTGAGGAGCGTTTCCGTCAGACCAGCGAGAGCACCAACCAGCGCGTCCTCTGGTGGTCCATCGTCCAGACCCTCATCCTGGTGGCCATCGGCATCTGGCAGATGAGACACCTCAAGAGCTTCTTCGAGGCCAAGAAACTGGTCTAA
- the tmem216 gene encoding transmembrane protein 216 isoform X1 translates to MAPGSQPILSSTPLQVLFYLNSWYFAAFYLAEILMFIYKGILLPYPSDNLVLDVVLLALFLALETLRIFYGWKGNLCERSLASCMSLVILFPCAALAVYYLLLQTFVLRLEFILSAVLLCFYGLEFLLGLLSVSAFSRSNGY, encoded by the exons ATGGCGCCGG gAAGCCAGCCAATC CTGTCGTCCACTCCCCTGCAGGTCCTCTTCTACCTGAACAGCTGGTACTTTGCTGCTTTCTACCTGGCAGAGATCCTGATGTTCATCTACAAAG GGATTTTACTCCCGTACCCGTCAGATAACCTGGTCCTGGACGTGGTGCTGCTGGCGCTCTTCCTCGCTCTGGAGACGCTCAGGATCTTTTATG GTTGGAAGGGGAACCTGTGTGAGCGCTCTCTGGCCTCGTGCATGTCGCTCGTCATCCTGTTCCCCTGCGCGGCGCTGGCTGTTTACTACCTGCTGCTGCAGACCTTCGTCCTGCGGCTGGAGTTCATCCTCAGCGCCGTCCTGCTCTGCTTCTACGGCCTCGAGTTCCTCCTGGGACTCCTCTCCGTGTCTGCCTTCTCCAG ATCCAACGGCTACTGA
- the tmem216 gene encoding transmembrane protein 216 isoform X2, giving the protein MFIYKGILLPYPSDNLVLDVVLLALFLALETLRIFYGWKGNLCERSLASCMSLVILFPCAALAVYYLLLQTFVLRLEFILSAVLLCFYGLEFLLGLLSVSAFSRSNGY; this is encoded by the exons ATGTTCATCTACAAAG GGATTTTACTCCCGTACCCGTCAGATAACCTGGTCCTGGACGTGGTGCTGCTGGCGCTCTTCCTCGCTCTGGAGACGCTCAGGATCTTTTATG GTTGGAAGGGGAACCTGTGTGAGCGCTCTCTGGCCTCGTGCATGTCGCTCGTCATCCTGTTCCCCTGCGCGGCGCTGGCTGTTTACTACCTGCTGCTGCAGACCTTCGTCCTGCGGCTGGAGTTCATCCTCAGCGCCGTCCTGCTCTGCTTCTACGGCCTCGAGTTCCTCCTGGGACTCCTCTCCGTGTCTGCCTTCTCCAG ATCCAACGGCTACTGA
- the LOC125894375 gene encoding transmembrane emp24 domain-containing protein 9-like, translating into MASGKLLTVFYLLHCFSSFVSCLFFHIGDTERKCFIQELPDDTPLIGNYRTELYDTQRDEYLPTPQDHRIHVSVKDPDDQVVLSRPFPSEGTFRFTSHTPGEHQICLQPDSSQPAGGLLTVHLDIRVGEGTFNYSELAVKDKQTHLALRVRQLIEQVEDIKRGYSYHRYKEEHFRLTNYNTNMWIFWWPVIRSLYVVLFIIWHTKSW; encoded by the exons ATGGCGTCAGGGAAGTTACTGACAGTTTTTTATCTCCTGCACTGTTTCTCGAGTTTCGTCTCTTGTCTGTTCTTTCACATCGGAGACACCGAGAGGAAATGTTTCATACAGGAGTTACCGGACGATACGCCGCTTATCG gtaACTATCGGACTGAGCTGTACGACACACAGAGGGACGAGTACCTGCCGACCCCTCAGGACCACAGGATACATGTTTCGGTCAAAGATCCTGATGACCAG GTGGTTTTGTCTCGTCCTTTCCCCTCAGAGGGAACCTTCAGatttacatcacacacaccagGAGAGCACCAGATCTGCCTGCAGCCAGACTCCTCGCAGCCTGCTGGAGGCCTGTTG ACGGTTCACCTGGACATCAGAGTGGGCGAAGGCACATTCAACTACTCTGAGTTGGctgttaaagacaaacagaCGCATCTGGCGCTGAGAGTCCGTCAGCTGATAGAGCAGGTCGAAGACATCAAGAGAGGATACAGCTACCACAGG TACAAGGAGGAACATTTCCGTCTGACCAACTACAACACCAACATGTGGATCTTCTGGTGGCCCGTTATCCGCTCTCTCTACGTGGTCCTCTTCATCATCTGGCACACCAAGTCCTG gtga